The genomic interval GTTCGAAACCCTGTTTGCCGGACAGACCTTCGCCTGCATCGGCAATGTCTCTGATTCTTCGTCCCTGGCCGCTTCCCTGGCCGGTCGGAAGGTCCTGGACGCCGAAGTGGCGGAGTTGGCTGCCGCCTTCAAGGAGACCCTGGCCTGGTAATTGGTTTTTAAACACAACTCCCTGGTGTCTCGCCTTTACCAAAAGTGAATAATTCTCTATGGTGACGGCGTATTTATCAGCCGGGTCTAGGGTGTCCGGCTGGTTGTGGCATCGCGTTTTTAGTAATGGGGGTTGGTTAATGCTTAAGAGATCTGTTTTGATCAAAGGCTGCTGCGCGTTGTCGCTGGCAGCCTTTGTCGTATTGGCGGCCATGACCGATGCGGGGCGGGCAAACTCGGGTCGGTACGTGGGGTCGGAGGCTTGTAGTGAGTGTCACGACCAGGAGTATGGGAACTTCAAGAAATTCGCCAAGAAGGCGCGTTCCGGGGAGTCCGTCAGGATGATGATGGACGATTTGACCAAGGAGGAGCTTCAGGAGTGTTATGGCTGCCATATGACCGGTGTCGGCCGGCCGGGCGGCTTTGTCGATTTCGAGAAGACCCCGGGCATGGCCGAGGCCGGGTGCGAAGTTTGTCACGGCCCGGGCTACGATCACGTTGAGTCCGGGGGCGACCGGGACCTCATCAAGTACGACCTGAGCCTCGACGACTGCCAGGTCTGTCACAATCCGGAACGGGTCGACGCGTTTGACTTCAAGCCGCTGTTGCACGGCGGGGCGCACTAGGAGGCGGTAATGGATAATTTCATCACCCGCTCCCTGGGAGTCAAGCTCATCGTCCTGTCCTCTCTGTTGACCATCCTGGCCTTTGCCGGGTTGTTCGCCTACAGCTCCATCTCAACCAAAGATCACACGTTGAAGGAAGTGGCCCTGGCCGCAGAGAGGGTGGCGGACATGCTCTACATTGCCATCGAAGACCCCATGTCCAAGGGGGACAACGACGGCACCGAAATCAAATTCCTTCAGATGGCCGAGCGGTACCCGGACATCAAGGTCTACCTGACCGACTACAAGGGCGAGATCACCTATTCCACCGAGTCCGGCTCCATACGGGAAAAGATATTCGACGCGCGATCCGAGGCCGGAGTGCCCGAGATGGTGGCCAAAGGGCTTGAGGAAAAAATAGCCGAGGGAGACCTGAAGGAAATCGACGGCAAACGGCATTTCGTCGAGGTCAAATCCATCGAGAACAATCCGTTTTGCTATCATTGCCACGGCAGGAGCCGGGAAATTCTCGGCGCAATGGTCGTGGCCGTTGACGTGAGCCCGCAGTACGGTGCGCTGAGGGAAAACCAGATACGGTCGGCGGGCATATCCGTGATCGGCGTCCTGGCTCTTCTGGCCGCGCTGATCGTGTTCATGCGCCGGGCCGTCGTCAATAAGATCACCTCCATCGCCTCCACGGCCGAGGATGTGGCTCACGGCAACCTGGACGCCCGTTTCGAGGTGGCCGGGACCGATGAGCTGGGGTCCCTGTCCCGTTATCTCAGCTCCATGGTCAATCGGATCAAGGATCAGCTTCAGTACAACCAGTCCGTGCTCGGGGGCATAGTGGTCCCGCTTTTCGTGACCGATGCCGACCAGACCTTGCAATTCGTCAACCCGCCGTTGCAGGCTATCCTCGATTTGACCGAGGACGAGCTCAAGGGACGTCGGGTGCAGGACGTGTTCGCCTGTGAATCCGAGGACGGGTCCACCTGCAACGCGGGCGAGGTTATCGCGCTGGGCGAGCCGCTCCAGGGGCGGTTCCTGTTCACGCGCAGCGACGGCACCGTGTTCCCGCTTCTGTTCGAGGCGTCTCCGCTCAAGGATGCCGAGGGCCAGACCGTCGGCGTCATATGCGTGCTCATCGATTTGACGCGCGAGGAAGCGGACAAGAAGAACATCGAATCCCAGCGGCAGGAACTCCTTGTGGTGGCCAACGAAGTCACCCAGGTGGCCAACAAGCTCAACGAGGCGTCCAATATCCTCTCTTCGCGGATGGACGAACTCGCAAACGGCGTCGACACCTCCGCGAACCAGACCGGCCAGGTGGCCACGGCCATGGAGGAGATGAACGCGACGGTGCTTGAAGTGGCCAGGAACGCGGCCGAGACCGCCGAGGCCTCTGACCAGGCCAACAAGGTGGCTGCCTCGGGCGGCGTGGTGGTGGGCAAGACCGTGGAGGAGATCAACTCCGTGGCTGACATCACCGAAAAGCTGGCGGAGGCGCTGGCCTCGCTGTCCAGCCGGGCCGAGAACATCGGGCAGGTCATGGCCGTCATCAACGACATCGCGGACCAGACCAACCTCCTGGCGCTCAACGCGGCCATCGAGGCGGCCCGGGCGGGCGACGCCGGGCGCGGTTTCGCCGTGGTCGCGGACGAAGTGCGCAAGCTGGCCGAAAAGACCATGGATGCCACCAAGGAGGTGGAGGGCGCGATTTCCCTGATTCAGCAGTCCACATCGAATGCGGTCAAGGAAATGGATGCCGTCAAGCAGCGCGTGGTCAACACCTCCGGCATGGCCCAGGAGGCGGGCGGCGTACTCGACGAAATCGTCCGCCACTCCGACTCCATCGCGGAGATGGTCAACGGCATCGCCACTGCGGCAGAGCAGCAGTCAGCGACTTCGGACGAGATCAATAATCGGGTGACCCAGATCAACAAGCTGTCCCAGGAAGTCCTGTCCGGGATCCGCGAGTCCAATCAGGGCATTCAGGAGGTCTCGGAACTGGCCGGGGAGCTTGCCGGACTGGTCGCCAAGTTCAGGAAATAGGCAACGCAAAGATACTGTGAGGGCCCGGCTTATGCCGGGCCCTTTTTCTTTTGCGCGCAATTTCCCGGTGATTTCGCGCAATAACGATGCCGCCCGGCCGGGCGGAAATCGGTGCAACCGTGCAACGCCCCTGCGGGGAATCCCTGGTCGTAACATTTGCAGTAATCAGTTTTCTGAGCTAATGACCCGTAATTCCGCTTGCACGGATTCCTCTTGACAGATACGGGCTAGGGGAATAGTAATTGTTATCAAAGATGGAGGATATCCATGGCTCAAGAAATGGGTTTCAGGCTTTCCAAGCAGCGGAAAGTGATTCTGGAAGAGTTGCGTAAGGTCAAGACGCATCCCACGGCCGACGAGGTCTATGACATGGTGCGCAAGATCATCCCGAGGATCAGTTTGGGCACAGTCTACAGGAATCTGGAGTTTCTGGCGACCAAGGGCCTGGTCCTCAAATTGGGTGCGCCCGGCGAACAGAAGCGGTTTGACGGCACCCCTGAGCCTCATCCTCACATCCGTTGCGAGGTATGCACCGCCGTAGTCGACGTGGACTGCGAAATCGATATCCCTACCATCCCCGACACCTGCACCAGCGGCTACAAAATTTTGAACACCAACGTGGAATTCGTTGGCATCTGCCCCAGGTGCCAGGCCGCCAGACAATAGTTTTTTCGCCAAATATCTGCTCAAAGATTGTGAAGCCGGTTGCCTCATGGGGTAACCGGCTTTATTTATATTGGTAGCTGTCCATTTGGCGCTTGACAGGGCACAAACCTACAGATAGGAATAATTCCTAGATTGTGACTAACCAAATGAGTTGGCAGGAAAATATTTACATAAGCTGAACTCCACGTGCTTTTCACACAAAAATACGACAACAGGCGTATTTTTGTGTAAGGTTCATGGTGAATCTGAAAACCCGCGAACTATTCCGTAAGGAGGAAAAATGTCTCTGAAAGGAACCCAGACCGAAAAGAATTTGTTGTACGCATTCATCGGCGAGTCCCAGGCTCGCAACAAATATACCTACTTCGCCAGCGTAGCCAAAAAAGAAGGGTACGTGCAGATCTCCAAGATTTTCGAGGAGACCGCGGGCCATGAGAAGGAGCACGCCAAAAGGCTTTTCAAGTTCATGGAGGGCGGCACCGCCGAAATCACCGGCACCTTTCCGGCCGGCGTGATCGGCTCAACCCTGGACAACCTGAAGGCGGCCGCCGCCGGTGAGCATGAGGAGTACTCCGAGATGTACCCCGATTTCGCCAAGGTCGCCCGCCAGGAGGGTTTCAACGAGATCGCCGCCGTCATGGAGAACATCGCCGTCGCCGAGCGTTACCATGAGGAGCGGTACAAGTCCCTCATCAACAACATCGAGACCGACCATGTCTTCGTCAAGGACGAGGAGATCGTCTGGCGGTGCCAGAACTGCGGCTACAACCACAAGGGCTCCACCGCTCCCGTGAAGTGCCCGGCCTGCGACCATCCCCAGGCCCATTTCGAAATCAAAGACACCAACTGGTAAGAATCAAGTCATCCAAGGAGGATTCGACATGGCTATCAAATTGGGCGAAGTGTACAAGTGTAATATCTGCGGCAATATCGTCATGGCCATTCACGAAGGCGCGGGCGACCTGGTCTGCTGCGGCGAGGAGATGGTGCTGATGTCCGAAAATACCGTTGACGCCGCCAAGGAAAAGCACGTTCCCGTCATCGAAAAGGACGGCGACAAGGTCACCGTTAAGGTCGGTTCCGTGGCGCATCCCATGGAGGAAAAGCACTACATCGAGTGGATCGAGCTCCAGGTGGGCGACGTGGTCCTGACCAAGATGCTCAAGCCCGGCGACGCCCCCGTAGCCGAGTTCTGCATCTGCGGCCTGTCCGGCGAGCTCAAGGCCCGCGAATACTGCAACCTCCACGGCCTGTGGGCCGCTACCGCTTAATCGCGGACAATCGTTTCGCGCTCAACGAGCGCGTGAATGAACATGAAAGGGGGCGGGCTTAAAGGCCCGCCCCTTCCAATCCCAGGAGGCATTATGGCCCTGCCCGAAGAGATGTATCAGTGTCAGACCGTTAATTGCGGCTACATCTATAACCCGGACAAGGGGGACCGAAAGGGGAAAATCCCCAAGGGAACCAAGTTCGAAGACTTGCCCGACGATTGGCGATGCCCCATCTGCGGCGGGACCAAGAAATGCTTTCGCCCCCTGGCCGGTCCGGGTTCCACCAAATCCGACTGTGAATTGCCAGTTGAAACCGATCCCGAAAAGTTGACAGCGGCCGCCGCTGCTGCAAATATACCCGATCAAAAGGAGACTGATCCCATGCAGAAATACGTGTGCGAGATTTGTGGCTATGTGTACGACCCGGCCCAGGGTGATTCCGACTCCGACATCCCGGCCGGCACCAAGTTCGAAGATCTGCCCGACGACTGGACCTGTCCCGTCTGCGGCGCGGGCAAGGACAGCTTCGTACCCGAGGATTAATTTTCGGCCCTCATCGTGGGCATGGA from Desulfovibrio sp. Fe33 carries:
- a CDS encoding cytochrome c family protein, with product MLKRSVLIKGCCALSLAAFVVLAAMTDAGRANSGRYVGSEACSECHDQEYGNFKKFAKKARSGESVRMMMDDLTKEELQECYGCHMTGVGRPGGFVDFEKTPGMAEAGCEVCHGPGYDHVESGGDRDLIKYDLSLDDCQVCHNPERVDAFDFKPLLHGGAH
- a CDS encoding methyl-accepting chemotaxis protein, whose protein sequence is MDNFITRSLGVKLIVLSSLLTILAFAGLFAYSSISTKDHTLKEVALAAERVADMLYIAIEDPMSKGDNDGTEIKFLQMAERYPDIKVYLTDYKGEITYSTESGSIREKIFDARSEAGVPEMVAKGLEEKIAEGDLKEIDGKRHFVEVKSIENNPFCYHCHGRSREILGAMVVAVDVSPQYGALRENQIRSAGISVIGVLALLAALIVFMRRAVVNKITSIASTAEDVAHGNLDARFEVAGTDELGSLSRYLSSMVNRIKDQLQYNQSVLGGIVVPLFVTDADQTLQFVNPPLQAILDLTEDELKGRRVQDVFACESEDGSTCNAGEVIALGEPLQGRFLFTRSDGTVFPLLFEASPLKDAEGQTVGVICVLIDLTREEADKKNIESQRQELLVVANEVTQVANKLNEASNILSSRMDELANGVDTSANQTGQVATAMEEMNATVLEVARNAAETAEASDQANKVAASGGVVVGKTVEEINSVADITEKLAEALASLSSRAENIGQVMAVINDIADQTNLLALNAAIEAARAGDAGRGFAVVADEVRKLAEKTMDATKEVEGAISLIQQSTSNAVKEMDAVKQRVVNTSGMAQEAGGVLDEIVRHSDSIAEMVNGIATAAEQQSATSDEINNRVTQINKLSQEVLSGIRESNQGIQEVSELAGELAGLVAKFRK
- a CDS encoding Fur family transcriptional regulator, with translation MAQEMGFRLSKQRKVILEELRKVKTHPTADEVYDMVRKIIPRISLGTVYRNLEFLATKGLVLKLGAPGEQKRFDGTPEPHPHIRCEVCTAVVDVDCEIDIPTIPDTCTSGYKILNTNVEFVGICPRCQAARQ
- the rbr gene encoding rubrerythrin — translated: MSLKGTQTEKNLLYAFIGESQARNKYTYFASVAKKEGYVQISKIFEETAGHEKEHAKRLFKFMEGGTAEITGTFPAGVIGSTLDNLKAAAAGEHEEYSEMYPDFAKVARQEGFNEIAAVMENIAVAERYHEERYKSLINNIETDHVFVKDEEIVWRCQNCGYNHKGSTAPVKCPACDHPQAHFEIKDTNW
- a CDS encoding desulfoferrodoxin; its protein translation is MAIKLGEVYKCNICGNIVMAIHEGAGDLVCCGEEMVLMSENTVDAAKEKHVPVIEKDGDKVTVKVGSVAHPMEEKHYIEWIELQVGDVVLTKMLKPGDAPVAEFCICGLSGELKAREYCNLHGLWAATA